The window AGAGACTCTTTCCATTGCAAGGGGATAAGCGGCCAGAAGTTTGTTGATCTCAGACGGACCCATAATGAGTCCCTCTCTTTGGTCATCGCGTTTAAAAAAAGCGTATTGTGGATAATAAACATTGGAATAAGGATAAGGCCGCCCTTCAAAATACAAATCGACAGTCAAACCGGATACACCGAAAATTCCTTTAGTCTCTACGTCCGGAATTGCATGGATGGCATCCACGAACCGGTTGAACTCTATCTGGGTTTGCACATTGGCAACTGTAACCATTGGATGATAGTCCAAACTGGAAACGATTTTGTGCATCAGAGGATGTAATCGCCCGGTAATGTCATCCGGAACTGGATCGGGGGAGACCCATTGGAATTTGAAATAGTCCCCTGTCAGGTCATCTCCTATCGGCGTGGGCTCATCTGTTATATCTTTGTTTTTAGCTCTGAGAGCACATAGTAGATCCGGATGAATCTTAAAGATAACCAAGTGTGGACTTTCTGTCATTATAATACCTTCTGTTTGCACATCCCCCTTTGTTTTTATTAAAGAGGAATTCAGGCACAACCGGACAGAGGAGTGCTCAACAAAACTCTGAGTTCCAAGAAATCGGTGCGGAATCTTAAGAAAAACCTCGCCATCTTTTTTAAAAACCTTGATGTTGGTTTTAGCATATTCATACTCTTTGAGGTAGGGCTCCATGACAGCAGCTAATTTGCCGCAGCAGGCAGCGCTACTCCCCCCCTCTTTTTCGCGGTAAATCCTACCCCATGACTTTGTCTGATGGTCGTACCCGGTATGGCTTCCCATCACATAAACCAGATTCTCAGCGTGATGTGAGGCTGGAGCGATAGCGCCGGTGTCGAGTTCAGCTCCCAACTTTCCTCCGACAAAAGGGTGTGTCCCGAAAGCGCTTATACAATAAAGGCTTTTCAGCCCTTGGCTTTCATCCGGACACTCAACCTTGACAGCCATGGTCCTGGCCATATCAAATTTACAATAATTTATTGCCGCCTCTTTTAGTTTGCCAAAGAATGTGAGTAAATTGTACTGACTGAACATTGTAGTCTGGTAGTCGGGGATAATTTCTGCACTATTTATGTAATCCATATACTCCTCCAGCATAAATTAAAAATGATGAATAGCCAGACATCCTTTATAACAAGATAAAAGTGGATTGCACCTTTCATTTTAGTCTTTTTGCGTTTTTTATTAGTTTGATTGGTTCCATTAGTTAACAAATCCAACCAATTAAAACTAACGGAACCAATTAAACTGAACGTACAAGCTATCCGGCTTATAACCGGCTTCCAAAAGTCCAAACTACTTTCATCACTTCACTCACTACGGTATGGGCACACTGATCGGCATCCCCATAATAGGCCAGATCACCGCCACGCACAGGGCAACACATGCCATCAGAAGAATGCTGGCAGGAATTCCATACATAAAGAACTCGCCCGTGGTAAACTGCTTTGAATCATAGGCAATAGCGTTAGGAGCTGCACCAACCAGCAGAAGGAAAGGCATGCCGGCTGTGACCAGTGACGAAAAAAGCACCACCTCACCGGACACGCCAAGGTACGGTGCAATAACCAGAGCCACCGGAAGAGAGATGGCAATGGCAGCCACGTTCATGATAAAGTTTGTCATAATCATAACAAAAAAAGCGATACTAAGAACAAACACAAAACCTGATGATTTCTGGAACATAACCAGCCAGTTTACAGCCAGCCATTTAGCCGCACCTGTTTCCCATAGGCAAAAACCAATGCTCATGGCCCCGCCGAAAAGCAGGATAATATTCCAGGGTATCTCTTCCAGATCCTTTTGATCAAGAATCTTTGAAAGGAAGAATATGACGGTCGCAAGCAACATAATCGCAGTCTTGTGATATACCTTCAATGCTGGAATAAAGGACCGCAAGCCAAGAGCGATAACCACTGAAGCGACAATGACTATGGCGATAACCTCACCTTTATTCATCCCCCCCATTTCTCTACATAGTTGTTTAGCTTTTTCCTTAAGACCAGGTATGCTCTTTTTCTCGGGTTTCAAAAAGATCATGAAAAATCCCCACAGGGCAAAAACCATAAGCCACCCGGGAACCATCATGTAATAGGTTAATTGAAAAAAGGTGATATCCTTTCCCATGATATCGTTAAAGAAGCCGACAGCCACAGCACCGCGTGCCGCGCCTAAAAGGGTAACGATGCTTGCTGCT of the Anaerolineae bacterium genome contains:
- a CDS encoding SLC13 family permease, translating into MPDEILISPEKPALDWKRLLFMGIGIVLFLIIYYSSPWPDAVDPLGAHFPLDKAAKGALAVFMLAGTWWVFEVVPIGVTSIMIGVLQTLFLIRPAKVAFSNFMDPSVGFIFGSVVIGMVFTKTGLTKRMAYKMLSIVGEKTSMIYLGCFLVTAVLCHIMAHTAVAATVFPLLMSINALYGEGDKQTKFGKGLFIGMAYVAGAASIVTLLGAARGAVAVGFFNDIMGKDITFFQLTYYMMVPGWLMVFALWGFFMIFLKPEKKSIPGLKEKAKQLCREMGGMNKGEVIAIVIVASVVIALGLRSFIPALKVYHKTAIMLLATVIFFLSKILDQKDLEEIPWNIILLFGGAMSIGFCLWETGAAKWLAVNWLVMFQKSSGFVFVLSIAFFVMIMTNFIMNVAAIAISLPVALVIAPYLGVSGEVVLFSSLVTAGMPFLLLVGAAPNAIAYDSKQFTTGEFFMYGIPASILLMACVALCVAVIWPIMGMPISVPIP